A window from Gottschalkiaceae bacterium SANA encodes these proteins:
- a CDS encoding hypothetical protein (possible pseudo due to internal stop codon): MKFQSKTEIHYGQHSIDYVKTLNAKFAFVVADELMVKLELVKKVTDLLDLQGIPYEVFDSIEPNPSLETVKQGLDKIIKSKPDLLIAVGGGSVIDAAKAIMYFCIKTKEELIESDAIRKPWFVAIPTTSGTGSEVTAFSVITDTQRQIKIPVVSTVMIPDAAILDPEFTRTVPPFVTADTGMDVLVHAIETYVSKEASDFTDIYAKKAIKQVFTYLVRAYKNGNDMEARQMMQEASCMAGIGFTNAGLGVNHSLAHAVGGHFKISHGRANAILLPTVIAYNARLNNPLHSVAARYTSLAKALGFPADTEEEGVQSLVAAVQYLNRQLEIPSCFEVHGIDPITYMAQIDIMTKNAMEDTCTPSNPRKPQPKDLKDLLIKALY, encoded by the coding sequence ATGAAATTTCAATCAAAAACAGAAATCCACTATGGACAACATTCCATTGATTACGTAAAAACACTCAACGCAAAGTTCGCCTTTGTCGTTGCCGATGAATTAATGGTGAAACTTGAATTGGTAAAAAAAGTAACGGATCTTTTAGACCTACAAGGCATTCCCTACGAAGTCTTTGATTCTATTGAACCGAATCCATCCTTAGAAACGGTTAAGCAGGGCTTAGACAAAATTATCAAAAGCAAACCAGACTTGCTAATTGCAGTGGGTGGCGGTTCTGTCATCGACGCAGCAAAAGCGATTATGTATTTCTGCATCAAAACCAAGGAAGAACTAATTGAAAGTGACGCCATTCGAAAGCCATGGTTTGTAGCCATTCCTACAACAAGCGGAACCGGATCTGAAGTCACCGCCTTTTCTGTGATTACCGACACTCAGCGGCAGATTAAAATTCCAGTCGTCAGCACGGTCATGATTCCAGATGCGGCGATCCTAGATCCCGAATTCACGCGAACCGTACCGCCATTTGTTACTGCGGATACAGGTATGGATGTCTTGGTCCACGCCATTGAAACCTATGTCTCAAAAGAGGCTTCAGACTTCACAGACATCTACGCAAAGAAAGCAATCAAACAAGTCTTTACTTACTTGGTTCGCGCTTATAAAAATGGAAATGATATGGAAGCCAGACAAATGATGCAGGAAGCGTCCTGTATGGCTGGCATCGGCTTCACGAATGCGGGCTTGGGTGTCAACCACAGTTTGGCACATGCCGTTGGGGGGCATTTTAAGATTTCCCACGGTCGCGCAAATGCGATACTCTTGCCGACCGTTATTGCCTATAATGCAAGATTGAATAATCCCCTCCACTCCGTGGCAGCACGATATACTTCTCTTGCCAAAGCGCTGGGCTTTCCAGCTGATACCGAAGAAGAAGGCGTACAAAGTCTCGTTGCCGCCGTGCAATATCTCAACCGACAACTTGAAATCCCTAGTTGTTTCGAAGTACATGGCATTGATCCCATCACCTACATGGCACAGATCGACATCATGACCAAGAATGCCATGGAAGACACGTGTACACCTTCAAATCCGAGAAAACCTCAACCAAAGGATCTCAAGGATTTATTGATAAAAGCCCTATATTAA
- the ribD gene encoding bifunctional diaminohydroxyphosphoribosylaminopyrimidine deaminase/5-amino-6-(5-phosphoribosylamino)uracil reductase RibD, with protein MEGQWMKQALELAEKGKGWVSPNPLVGAVIVKDGEVIGEGWHARFGGPHAEAVALAIAGEDAKDATLYVNLEPCSHYGKTPPCADAIIRHKLARVVVAMKDPNPKVAGRGIKRIREAGIVVELGLMEEEAKALNRSFIHFITHRIPYCVMKTAVTLDGKTGTTIGDSQWISGEASRMEVHRMRHEMDAILVGTGTAFADNPRLTARLEGKVAQPIRVVLDQLGALPRTHHLLATGKAKTIWVVGKRAMAHLELESIASHVEIMVVNEADGHLDLQELFENLGNKNIASILLESGGGLNAAMLKAGLVQEVVIFMAPKIVGGEKAKTSVAGAGIPVLDDCIDLDFEEIRPIGRDLMIRGRVRG; from the coding sequence ATGGAAGGTCAATGGATGAAGCAAGCATTGGAATTGGCAGAGAAAGGAAAAGGGTGGGTCTCGCCCAATCCATTAGTAGGTGCAGTCATTGTCAAAGATGGCGAGGTGATTGGAGAAGGGTGGCATGCAAGGTTTGGCGGGCCTCATGCGGAAGCGGTGGCTTTGGCCATAGCTGGAGAAGATGCCAAGGACGCAACCCTTTATGTGAATCTGGAGCCCTGTTCCCATTATGGGAAGACACCGCCCTGTGCCGATGCGATTATACGCCACAAATTGGCGAGGGTTGTCGTTGCCATGAAGGATCCAAATCCGAAAGTGGCTGGTCGAGGCATCAAAAGAATTCGAGAAGCCGGAATCGTGGTAGAGCTTGGATTGATGGAAGAAGAGGCGAAAGCCTTGAATCGAAGTTTTATTCACTTTATCACCCATCGAATCCCCTATTGTGTGATGAAAACGGCGGTCACCTTAGATGGAAAAACAGGAACCACCATAGGTGATTCCCAATGGATCAGCGGAGAGGCATCAAGAATGGAAGTGCATCGTATGCGCCATGAGATGGATGCGATTCTTGTGGGGACGGGAACTGCCTTTGCTGACAATCCTAGATTGACAGCACGACTGGAGGGAAAGGTGGCTCAACCTATTCGGGTTGTTTTGGATCAGTTGGGGGCGCTGCCAAGAACACATCATCTATTGGCAACCGGAAAAGCAAAGACGATCTGGGTAGTTGGGAAACGCGCGATGGCTCATTTGGAGCTAGAGTCAATTGCCTCCCATGTAGAGATTATGGTTGTGAATGAAGCTGACGGCCATTTGGATCTGCAGGAGCTATTTGAAAACTTGGGCAATAAAAACATTGCCAGCATTCTTTTGGAGAGTGGAGGCGGATTAAATGCAGCTATGTTAAAGGCGGGATTGGTTCAGGAAGTTGTGATTTTTATGGCACCGAAAATTGTTGGAGGAGAGAAGGCAAAAACGTCGGTCGCGGGCGCTGGAATTCCTGTGCTTGATGATTGTATTGATTTGGATTTTGAAGAAATTCGGCCAATTGGTCGCGACTTAATGATACGAGGGAGGGTGAGAGGCTAG
- a CDS encoding riboflavin synthase — MFTGIIQEIGKLERIENKQNGVRLWIQAPMMKAISQMGDSIATNGVCLTVSAFSDQGFCADVMPETMRRTAFSTLKPGASLNLEPALRLQDRLGGHMVSGHVDSIGKILTMRPEGNAVLLEVSIDELAGRMLIEKGSITMQGISLTIASCTATSFWVSLVGHTRTETTLGSVKIGDLVNLETDMIGKYIFQFTNQGALEPKMNWGAFLQKA; from the coding sequence GTGTTTACAGGAATTATTCAGGAAATAGGTAAGCTGGAACGAATTGAAAATAAGCAAAATGGTGTACGTCTTTGGATTCAAGCGCCGATGATGAAAGCAATTAGCCAGATGGGAGATAGCATTGCGACCAATGGTGTGTGTTTAACTGTTTCAGCTTTTTCCGACCAGGGATTTTGCGCCGATGTCATGCCGGAGACCATGAGGCGAACTGCATTTTCGACATTGAAGCCTGGCGCTTCTTTGAACTTGGAGCCAGCTTTACGCTTGCAGGATCGATTGGGTGGTCATATGGTGTCGGGGCATGTGGATTCGATTGGAAAAATTTTGACCATGCGGCCGGAAGGCAATGCAGTGTTGCTGGAAGTCTCCATTGATGAGTTGGCAGGCAGGATGCTGATTGAAAAAGGATCCATCACGATGCAAGGCATCAGCTTGACAATCGCGTCTTGTACAGCGACATCCTTTTGGGTTTCCTTGGTCGGGCATACCCGTACAGAAACAACATTGGGAAGTGTTAAAATCGGAGATCTGGTGAATCTGGAAACTGATATGATCGGAAAATATATATTTCAATTTACGAATCAGGGGGCGTTGGAACCCAAAATGAATTGGGGCGCGTTTCTACAGAAAGCTTAA
- a CDS encoding bifunctional 3,4-dihydroxy-2-butanone-4-phosphate synthase/GTP cyclohydrolase II codes for MFAKIEDAIQAIAEGKMLVVVDDENRENEGDLLMAMEKVTSDDVNFMATWGRGLICAPMEAHRLAELEIPQMVINSTDPKETAFTVSVDDRTSITGISAAERARTLQRLADPTAVPADFTRPGHIFPLRAKNGGVLERDGHTEAAVDFARLAGLSPTGVICEIMKDDGTMARLPDLVEFAKKHELLLVSIADLIEYRKKQEQTVIRVSQAHMPTKYGSFEMISYVDPRTGEDHVALVKGTDFTGKTPLVRVHSECLTGDAFGSLRCDCGDQLGRALSQIEAEGQGVLVYLRQEGRGIGLKNKVRAYALQDAGMDTVDANLALGFEEDARDYWVGAEILKSLGASEIRLMTNNPEKIDGMVIEGVKVVERVQIEGFDQAQNHKYLATKRDRMGHILNMKEEMA; via the coding sequence ATGTTTGCAAAGATTGAAGATGCAATTCAAGCAATAGCAGAAGGGAAAATGTTGGTTGTGGTAGATGACGAGAACCGTGAGAATGAGGGCGACTTGCTAATGGCCATGGAAAAAGTAACATCTGACGATGTGAATTTTATGGCAACTTGGGGTCGCGGATTGATTTGCGCGCCCATGGAAGCACATCGTTTGGCCGAACTTGAGATTCCACAGATGGTCATCAACAGCACGGATCCCAAAGAGACAGCCTTTACCGTGAGTGTGGATGATCGAACATCGATTACGGGTATTTCCGCAGCGGAAAGAGCGAGAACCCTACAGCGTTTGGCAGATCCAACGGCGGTGCCGGCAGACTTTACGCGACCGGGACATATCTTCCCCTTGCGCGCAAAAAACGGCGGCGTTTTAGAGCGCGACGGGCATACGGAAGCGGCTGTGGACTTTGCAAGGTTGGCAGGCCTTTCTCCAACGGGTGTTATATGTGAAATTATGAAAGATGATGGCACCATGGCAAGATTGCCAGACCTGGTTGAATTCGCAAAGAAGCATGAATTGCTGTTGGTTTCTATTGCCGATTTGATTGAATATCGAAAGAAGCAAGAACAGACCGTTATTCGTGTCTCTCAGGCGCACATGCCGACAAAATACGGGTCATTTGAAATGATCAGTTACGTAGATCCGCGCACTGGCGAAGATCATGTCGCCTTGGTGAAGGGAACGGACTTTACCGGCAAGACGCCATTGGTTCGTGTTCATTCAGAATGCCTCACCGGTGATGCCTTCGGATCCTTGCGCTGCGATTGCGGGGATCAATTGGGCCGTGCTTTGTCTCAGATTGAAGCGGAAGGTCAAGGCGTTTTGGTGTATCTGCGCCAGGAAGGTCGCGGAATTGGCTTGAAAAACAAGGTTCGCGCCTATGCCCTGCAAGATGCTGGGATGGATACGGTAGATGCCAATCTGGCATTGGGATTTGAGGAAGACGCTCGGGATTATTGGGTGGGTGCCGAGATTCTAAAGAGCTTGGGCGCCAGTGAGATTCGCCTGATGACCAATAATCCGGAGAAAATCGACGGAATGGTCATTGAGGGAGTCAAGGTTGTTGAGCGCGTGCAAATCGAAGGATTCGATCAGGCGCAGAATCATAAATATCTAGCAACGAAACGTGATCGAATGGGTCACATCTTGAATATGAAGGAGGAAATGGCATGA
- the ribE gene encoding 6,7-dimethyl-8-ribityllumazine synthase, with product MKVWEGNLTAEGLKIGIVVARFNDMIGERLLGGAMDAIKRHGGNEQDVELVRVPGAFEIPLMAKRMAATGRFDAIIALGAVIRGETPHFEYVSGEVTKGVAVLNLEFQMPVIFGVLTVDTIDQAANRAGLKSGNKGFEAAVAAIEMANLNKSFQ from the coding sequence ATGAAAGTATGGGAAGGAAATTTAACAGCAGAGGGATTGAAGATTGGGATTGTAGTTGCTCGTTTCAACGATATGATTGGGGAACGATTATTGGGTGGTGCGATGGATGCCATCAAACGACACGGAGGTAATGAGCAAGATGTGGAGCTGGTGAGAGTACCGGGTGCATTTGAGATTCCTTTAATGGCGAAACGTATGGCAGCCACTGGACGCTTTGATGCAATCATTGCCTTGGGTGCTGTGATTCGAGGTGAAACGCCTCATTTCGAATATGTTTCTGGAGAGGTCACTAAGGGCGTTGCAGTCTTAAATCTGGAGTTCCAAATGCCGGTAATCTTTGGGGTATTAACCGTAGACACCATCGATCAGGCAGCCAACCGTGCAGGCTTGAAATCAGGTAATAAGGGATTTGAAGCGGCGGTAGCAGCTATTGAAATGGCCAATTTAAATAAAAGCTTTCAATAG
- a CDS encoding response regulator transcription factor — protein sequence MKRVFVVDDERNIRELIRSYLEKEGYGVEVFANAAAAADAFAYQEPDAMILDIMMPGKMDGLELCKLIRQTSELPIVFVSAKDEAIDRILGLELGAYDYLSKPFSPRELVVRLKTIFKRMESSAVPKGRILYVQDLMINEAKREAKVGERILPLTNNEYLLLHFFALHPNISFSREHLIEQIWHYDHLGDTRMIDDLIKRIRKKMRTADAQAEIVTV from the coding sequence ATGAAACGAGTGTTTGTTGTTGATGATGAACGAAATATACGGGAATTGATACGGTCTTATCTGGAGAAGGAAGGTTATGGGGTTGAGGTTTTCGCCAATGCTGCGGCAGCAGCAGATGCGTTCGCCTATCAAGAGCCAGACGCCATGATCTTGGATATTATGATGCCGGGAAAGATGGACGGCCTTGAGCTGTGTAAGCTGATCCGTCAGACGAGTGAGTTACCCATTGTCTTTGTATCTGCCAAGGATGAGGCAATTGATCGAATTTTGGGGTTGGAATTGGGTGCGTACGATTATTTATCCAAGCCATTTAGTCCCAGGGAACTTGTGGTACGGTTAAAAACTATCTTTAAGCGTATGGAATCATCCGCTGTGCCGAAGGGGAGGATTCTTTATGTGCAGGATCTTATGATTAACGAGGCGAAGCGGGAAGCAAAGGTGGGTGAAAGAATCTTGCCTTTAACGAATAACGAATACCTGTTGCTTCATTTTTTTGCCTTGCATCCAAACATCTCCTTTTCTCGCGAACATTTGATTGAGCAGATTTGGCATTATGATCATTTGGGAGATACTCGAATGATTGATGATCTGATTAAACGCATTCGAAAAAAGATGAGGACAGCGGATGCCCAGGCAGAGATTGTTACGGTGTGA
- a CDS encoding LacI family DNA-binding transcriptional regulator → MPSTIKDIAKAAKVSRSTVSRVLNDSGYVKEETRTRVLAVIEELNYSPSAIARSLSNKRSNTIGVIVPDINNPFFAEMIKGVTRVADQEGYRLLLVDSDEDNGKEQLALQAFQEQRIEGLLIVATPAKDKKSLEHLRWMRAHHIPIVLLDGHVKYDEFDGVFIDHYQGAHDATIALIQAGHNRIGILTGKLLSRPAMERLRGFQDATAECKLLSYDEDILFGDYGHEKAYHLTKEMLMRKKRPSALFVSSNQMVLGMMRAVSELGMKIPQDLAFIGFDQLETLNLIGMNCSTVDAHTVEVGELSMKRLIQRLENEKLETAHTVLQPDLSLRGSEAYLK, encoded by the coding sequence ATGCCATCTACTATTAAGGATATTGCTAAGGCTGCAAAAGTGTCTCGCTCCACGGTGTCGCGTGTCTTGAATGACTCGGGCTATGTGAAGGAAGAAACGCGTACGCGGGTATTGGCAGTAATCGAAGAACTGAATTATTCGCCTAGCGCAATTGCGCGAAGTTTATCTAATAAACGGTCGAACACCATTGGGGTGATTGTACCGGATATTAATAACCCTTTTTTTGCAGAAATGATCAAAGGAGTAACTCGTGTGGCGGATCAAGAGGGGTATCGGTTGTTATTAGTAGATTCAGACGAAGATAATGGTAAAGAACAACTTGCTTTGCAAGCATTTCAGGAGCAGAGAATCGAGGGGCTGTTGATTGTTGCCACTCCTGCAAAGGATAAAAAGAGTCTTGAACATTTGCGATGGATGCGGGCACACCACATTCCAATTGTATTACTTGATGGTCATGTTAAGTATGATGAGTTCGACGGTGTGTTTATTGATCATTATCAAGGGGCGCATGATGCTACGATTGCATTGATTCAAGCCGGGCATAATCGAATCGGAATCTTGACCGGAAAATTATTATCAAGACCAGCGATGGAACGCCTTCGAGGATTTCAAGATGCTACGGCGGAATGTAAATTGCTTTCATACGACGAAGACATTCTTTTCGGTGATTATGGTCATGAGAAGGCCTATCATTTAACCAAAGAAATGTTGATGCGTAAGAAACGCCCGTCGGCACTATTTGTGAGTAGCAATCAGATGGTGTTAGGGATGATGAGAGCCGTCAGTGAATTGGGTATGAAGATTCCCCAAGATCTAGCCTTTATTGGTTTTGATCAACTGGAAACCCTGAATTTGATCGGAATGAATTGTTCTACGGTGGATGCGCATACTGTGGAAGTGGGCGAGTTGTCAATGAAGCGGTTGATTCAGCGATTGGAAAATGAAAAACTTGAGACAGCACATACGGTTTTGCAACCCGATCTTTCGTTGAGAGGATCGGAAGCATACCTAAAATAG